From a single Apium graveolens cultivar Ventura chromosome 2, ASM990537v1, whole genome shotgun sequence genomic region:
- the LOC141707264 gene encoding uncharacterized protein LOC141707264: MERPSRSDARLSSEEASKIEGETRDYFDGIAPHRHAKPQRSEYSSKYNDAQFDGHEKDAIPEYLEFQHLEKDDPQKLVYMGTEVAEEFVETEYYKDLTGVDKQHHTTGTGFIKMDSSSGKSFSLDSDSITDELHASCKGNPATNDWIPASGNMADFVSDKPGRSEN, from the exons ATGGAAAGACCAAGTCGAAGTGATGCCCGTTTGTCCAGCGAAGAAGCGTCAAAGATCGAAGGGGAGACGAGGGACTACTTTGATGGTATTGCACCGCATCGCCATGCTAAGCCTCAGCGCAGTGAGTACTCTTCTAAGTACAACGATGCACAATTTGATGGTCATGAAAAAGATGCTATTCCGGAATATCTTGAGTTCCAACATCTTGAGAAAGATGATCCGCAG AAACTGGTGTACATGGGAACTGAAGTAGCAGAAGAGTTTGTGGAGACAGAGTACTACAAGGATCTGACTGGGGTTGACAAGCAGCACCACACT ACAGGAACAGGGTTCATCAAAATGGACAGCAGCAGCGGCAAGTCCTTCAGTCTTGATTCAGATTCCATAACTGATGAGTTACATGCCTCGTGCAAGGGCAATCCAGCTACTAATGATTGGATTCCGGCTTCTGGGAATATG GCAGATTTTGTCTCTGACAAGCCTGGACGGAGTGAAAACTGA
- the LOC141707266 gene encoding putative carboxylesterase 17 translates to MALVAEAPGYIQIFSDESVKRFAPEIISPSINPTLGFMSKDVVIDSSKPITARMFVPENLLSKNALPVLVYIHGGGFSIGSTTWIGYHYFLGGLSETCKCIILSVDYRLAPEYKLPIAYEDCYSSLAWLSHAVSYEPWLQKADLSRVFLSGDSAGGNIAHHVAVKAIQDKACRVKVKGILPVHPYFGSEKRTKLEQETGDVGEVAMNDFFWGLSLPEGSNRDYYGCNIENADLSKDEWACFPAVVVYVGGLDFLKERGATYAEFLQKRIKGVKLIEAKGDTHVYHIFYPDSDASRLLQKQMSEFINSF, encoded by the coding sequence ATGGCCTTGGTAGCTGAAGCACCTGGTTACATCCAAATATTTTCTGATGAATCCGTAAAGCGCTTTGCACCTGAAATCATTTCTCCTTCGATCAACCCCACACTTGGATTTATGTCTAAAGACGTGGTGATTGATTCGTCCAAACCTATAACAGCAAGAATGTTTGTACCAGAAAACCTATTATCAAAGAATGCATTACCTGTTCTTGTTTATATTCATGGTGGTGGTTTCAGCATTGGCTCGACTACGTGGATTGGATACCATTATTTCCTTGGAGGCTTATCTGAAACATGCAAATGCATTATTCTGTCTGTGGACTACCGTCTAGCCCCAGAGTACAAGCTTCCAATTGCGTATGAGGATTGCTACAGCTCTCTGGCTTGGCTTAGTCATGCAGTGAGCTATGAACCATGGCTTCAAAAAGCAGACCTCTCCAGGGTCTTTCTCTCTGGAGATAGTGCTGGAGGGAACATTGCGCATCATGTTGCTGTTAAAGCGATTCAAGACAAAGCTTGTCGAGTTAAGGTCAAAGGTATACTTCCAGTACATCCCTATTTTGGAAGTGAAAAGAGAACTAAATTAGAGCAAGAAACTGGAGATGTTGGGGAGGTAGCAATGAATGACTTCTTCTGGGGATTGAGTTTACCAGAAGGATCAAACCGGGATTATTACGGGTGTAACATTGAAAATGCTGATCTTTCTAAGGATGAGTGGGCTTGTTTTCCAGCAGTGGTGGTGTACGTAGGTGGATTAGACTTCTTGAAGGAAAGAGGGGCTACGTATGCAGAATTTCTGCAGAAGAGAATAAAGGGAGTTAAGCTGATTGAAGCTAAGGGAGATACTCATGTGTATCATATTTTTTACCCTGACTCCGATGCTTCTCGTTTGCTTCAGAAACAGATGAGTGAGTTTATAAACAGCTTTTGA
- the LOC141707267 gene encoding uncharacterized protein LOC141707267: MEKTKEILQITRQESELVSQLRVHPHRVNIDHSFYEDYAIRGIRVDRVEPGFVSCTFKVPSRLTDRRGILCSGAIANLVDEVGAVLVHVAGLPMSVSVDMSISFLSTAKVNDELEITSRLLGQKGRYSGTIVLLKNKTTGELIAEGRHSLFGQHRSKI, encoded by the exons atggagaaaaccaaagaaattCTACAAATAACTCGCCAAGAATCGGAACTCGTTTCCCAACTCAGAGTCCATCCTCACCGAGTCAACATCGACCACAGTTTCTATGAAGATTATGCTATCCGAGGCATCCGAGTTGACCGAGTCGAACCTGGTTTCGTCTCTTGTACTTTCAAAGTCCCTTCTCGTCTCACT GACAGGAGGGGAATTTTGTGCAGCGGTGCAATTGCAAACTTAGTTGATGAGGTTGGTGCTGTACTTGTTCATGTCGCTGGTCTACCCATGAGTGTGTCAGTTGACATGTCCATTAGTTTCCTTTCTACTGCCAAAGTCAAT GATGAGTTGGAGATTACGTCAAGGCTTTTAGGTCAGAAGGGAAGGTATTCCGGAACTATCGTTCTTCTTAAAAATAAAACAACTGGGGAGCTTATTGCTGAAGGGAGGCATTCATTATTTGGTCAGCACAGGAGCAAAATTTGA